Within Dreissena polymorpha isolate Duluth1 chromosome 13, UMN_Dpol_1.0, whole genome shotgun sequence, the genomic segment ttttaatttttttatttaccatcgcacccaaaaactcccctttttttttcgcttttttggaaaataatgtaataaatgtccacaaccccacactatacacccctcttcactccacccctccctcctttgtgattgaaaatgagagtcccttcacctttaaaaagaaaatagatgagcggtctgcacccgcaaggcggtgctcttgtttttaacttGCCGTCAAATATACTGTCTACTTTGCAATGAAATCAATGGACCTGTGTCTTAATATTTCCAGTTTAATAACACAcatatttttctgcattttaacatttaaatcatttcgCATCTAAACCAGTCAAGCCACTGATTGTGCACTTCAGTGTAGTAATTGATGTTACATCAACACTGTTAAATTTGTCAAGAGAACATGTACTGCAGGAATTAAGTAATGGTTTTGAAGGGAACTGGCAATGTGACATAATAACTGACATTACTGACATTTTAAATAGTtattgaacaaattaaagataaCTTAAGTCGACTTTATTTTTATGAAGTGcatttgttaatgtttattatagcAACATAAGTATATGTGAAGGACATAGTTAAATCACAGAAATGCAATAATCTCTTAGAACCTATGTAGACCTTTATGAAACAATACCAgtatgttcatgaacagttccaAAATGAGATACTGTGCCAGTGTGTGGTTGAGAAACAAATGGAGTTTCCAGTTTGTGTTGTCTACATGTATTAACAGTCATCAACTCAATAGCTTGAACTCACGGGGACCACCAACAAAAGTTTGAGCCATCCGAAAATTAAGCCAACTAATTTCTTATATACATGTGTTTACTAACAAGAATCTGCAAAAGATTTGCATTTCCAAttgaagagtattcatactgcctaAACTCGGTACTACTCATTACTACTTTCTGCAGTCACGTAGTCTTTGAAACTCAATAAAGGTACGCAACTCCATTTCATTGcttatattgatttatttctgttgatttaattatatcataacgTTTTCCAATGTCCGTACAATATTGTGAACTACAAGATATATTCCGCGTAACGGCACAAGCTCACCACTACAAAACAAATTGTGAGCCTTCTATGTCCGGCTGTGTGCGTAGTTCTGTCTTGTTACTAAAGTCAAAATACAGATGTAAATAATGAAACAGTTGATTGTAACATGTGCAAATTCTGACGGTCTGTGTGCAAAGTCACATGTCTAACAATTGCAgcgtaaatatgacgtatgcaacggacaaataacaaaaacatacgTAATTGACCGATGTTTTGATCTTTTAATACCTGAGGCAATGAAATGCTATAGGCGAAACTGCTTTTTGAAGATTGTATGTTGATAAAaaatttaagtattgtatttattcaatGATGCCGCTAATAGTCGTTACATTTCACTGCTTTTTAATTAATAAGAGCCAAATATATACTTACTAATATTAATTACTTTgttaattaatcaatattttcaaacagttacacatacaatcaaacaaatatcatattataaattataacagAACGTGTATACATAGCACATTTACAAGCACATGTGAGGAACAGCACTCAGATAAAAAACATGCATAAGCAACATATACAAATTGCTTAAATATTAAACAgaactacatgtatttatgtatactattttttaaaagaataaaatgatGTCAGTCTGTTTTGTGTTGAGtttgtttgattaaaaataatgcatacattcttctttgtatatatgaaaattattttgaaaatcataattttacccaataaaacaaaattaaaaaacaacaacataatataaGTTAAGAACAGTAACATTCCAACCAGGAAAACCatttcacatatttatttatttttggaaaaGTTTGCAAATGCTGAATAGCCCATAAACAGCCTGTTCTATTTTGCTACCAATTAAAGCATCTGGGgaaataacatgtttattttgttgaagtgtagttattattttatattgtccTCAATATAACagtattgtaaataaatacattgaatataataacattgaaacagaaaGAAACACAATCCTATATGAACAACTTCTTCAAAAAGCAATATcacttaatttgtttaaaaaaaatcagaccATACATAATAATTGGTGGAATTGCTGTGTAGTGTTACTGCACGATTTATGTGACTATGCAATAAGGATCTACTTGGTGTCATCTGCAAACATTTGATTTATGTGACTATGCAATAAGGATCTACTTGGTGTCATCTGCAAACATTTGATTTATGTGACTATGCAATAAGGATCTACTTGGTGTCATCTGCAAACATTTGATTTATGTGACTATGCAATAAGGATCTACTTGGTGTCATCTGCaaacatttgagcctcgctctgggaaacagacttaaatgcatgtgtaaaaatgtcgtcccagattagactgtgcattccgggaagacactttctgtttaaacacaatttttgctaagaagagacttatttGCAATGAAATATTCCatcaaagtggaaagtgtcctaCCTTATTggcttgtgaagactgcacaggctgatctggaatgacactttacagacatgcattatgCATGTTTTTAATAGAGGGAGTCTCATTTGTCTTACCAAAATATATCAATGTTGTTTGTGTTGTCTTGTAGATTCCCAAGCTGTTCCAGTGGTTGCTGGCAGGCGTGACATTCATTGTGTTGTGGATTGCCCTGGTACTCGGCTATAGAGAACAGGATGGGACCAGCACCTCCACACCAACTGTGGTTCTGTTTGTAAGTCAATAACACTATTCTAACCCATCATTTTCAGGAAAATGTCACACATAGCAGGACAATGTCAGACATTGGAGGACTAAAGTCAGCGCTCTTTCCTATGAGATACTACCAAAGAAAAATAAGGGAAACAAACAAATCCAATTGTTAAGTTAATTTTTTGCTTAAATGtatgatttaaaaacaataaatatcttgaCATAATGCCTATTTTCAATCTTTGCTATTTATTAGTAAGGTAAATGtgatgtatatttatttccatgtaTATCATTATGGAAGAACAAAGTGACGCATCTGAAACATCAAAGAAAAGAGTTACAAAAACTTTTACTGTAAAAGTAGTTTATTGGAgtttaaagtaatttattatcaaataagttAAAGAACAACAGGTGATATGTCCAATATATCTTCGACAGTTATCATGgtgcatacatttttaattctTTTCACAATCATAGCTGCCATTTCTTGTTGTCATGGAATTTGTGACAACAATTTCAGTAGCAATTCTGTGGTTAAATGTCAAGTTCAAGTCAGATATGATTTTAACTAACAAAATTAGGGAGAAAAACATATTTGATGGTCAACGTAGCTCTATTATACTTTTTATGAGTTCGAATTGCTTCTTGTCATTGACATGTGTTATTTCTTCTATTTTCAGCTTCCATTATATGTGATAATTACTTTTGGGGTAAGTGTTCCATATAAATATTTTGGACATCTACAATACAAGCGCAAAGCAACAAAATAAACTTCGATTTTTCACTCTCACAACCTAGAAAATGACTAGAATTGGTGCATTTTTTTCAGGACTAAAATGTGTGTGGGAATGCATTTCCATTCAATTTATTGCGTATAGACACTCAGTGACACAAAAATCAGACAGTGCAAAAAAGACAATATAAaatctacatgtatattactCTCTCTTAAAagtggggacataaaaaattgcattcaaaatctcattttacagcagagattccaaatctgacctgtaaatgagccccatatttactgccagtgctaggttaccttttcccatttgatcattcttaagtattggtcttgtaatgctgctactgcttctgctactgctactgctactactactacaactactactactactactactactactactactactactactacttctactactactactactacttctactactactactaccactactactactactactactactactactactactactactactactactactactactacttctactactactactagttctactactactagtactactactaccaccaccaccaccaccaccaccaccacaccaacgtctactattactacttctactactactgccactactactactacttttaaccactactactactactaatactactactaccactactactactactactactactactactactactactactactactactactactactactactactactactactactactactacttctactactactacttctactactactactactactactactactactactactactactactactactactactacaactactattactactactactactactactactactactactactactaccactactactactactactactacaccaccaccacctccaccaccattcacagtgacaaaaaacgtattcacacaatggctgctactacaacttatagcccatataggggggcatgcatgttttacaaacagcccttgtttctatgggattttaaccacaactgttcatgtttatctccgacacatatttttaggtcacctgtcatgaagtgacacggtgagcttatgtgatcgtgtgatgtccggcgaccgttgtgcgtgcctgcgtttgtccgtgcgtccgtccgtcaacaatttgtttgtgtagacagtagaggtcacagtttgcatccaatcttgatgaaatttggtcaacatgtttatcttga encodes:
- the LOC127855086 gene encoding dolichol-phosphate mannosyltransferase subunit 3-like, which produces MIPKLFQWLLAGVTFIVLWIALVLGYREQDGTSTSTPTVVLFLPLYVIITFGLFSVAVIGYRVATFNDCIEAAKELQTEIEEAKADLKSKGFKFD